Genomic DNA from Chitinispirillales bacterium ANBcel5:
ATATCCAGACATTTTTCTTCGGTAGTATTCGAGTACAAAGAAAAATTTGTACTCAAAACTAATAACACAAATAATGAAAAAATTATCCTTGCAGTTTTACAATATCTTACTTGTAGAATCGCAACTATTTTTCCACTGACACTTGGCGCAAAAACCACGTTCTTTATGTTCATTAACAACACTCCTTCCACTACTTCCAAAATCAAGGTGCAGATGATGTTGGTGTCCTGCTATTGCAGTAACAAACATCCCCTCACCGTTATTTTTACTTTTGTTATTACAATATTCTATAACATCAGGACACATCGTAATTGCTCTTCCAAAGCCAACTTTCTTGGTAAGCATAATAAATGATTTTGTCTTACTTCTGTCATACTTATAAGAAATCCTATCCAAAACCCCTATGCTCTTAGCTCTGATATCAACACCTTGTCCATCTTTATGTGAATTGTGTCGGGTATCTCCACCGAGCCATGTTGAAATATCGCCAATCTCAACCATATCAACATCTGCATCATACCCGTCGTATTTTGACCATTCTTCTGCTAATTTTTCTAAAGCCTCTATTGTTTGTTTAGTTCTCCAAAGGTGGTTATGAAACACATCATCAAGGTCTCCGGTCAATCTTTTTCCATCACTTCTTTTAATAATTTCATAATCTGGAAATCTTGCCCTATATCTCTTATAATAATTTGATGGCTGGAGTTGGTATAATCTCGTTGTATTAGAAAGGCTTACTCTTACTCCTGGTCTTTCAAAAGATCTGCTATTTATACATTCTTTTATCAATACCGAGGTCTTATAATCAAGGATGCCAGTAACATCCAAACTCTTAGTTTCTTTAAATTCATATTGAAAAGTTT
This window encodes:
- a CDS encoding peptidoglycan-binding domain-containing protein, giving the protein FTDMEVFKNNFVKRVESGGRLKMRVNYAQPPCKYELRMGDNDSEKIWGGEIHGECGNFVKELKNDLFSLGYWVTEGLDATSVFNGVFDHGLYSGLKTFQYEFKETKSLDVTGILDYKTSVLIKECINSRSFERPGVRVSLSNTTRLYQLQPSNYYKRYRARFPDYEIIKRSDGKRLTGDLDDVFHNHLWRTKQTIEALEKLAEEWSKYDGYDADVDMVEIGDISTWLGGDTRHNSHKDGQGVDIRAKSIGVLDRISYKYDRSKTKSFIMLTKKVGFGRAITMCPDVIEYCNNKSKNNGEGMFVTAIAGHQHHLHLDFGSSGRSVVNEHKERGFCAKCQWKNSCDSTSKIL